One Candidatus Bathyarchaeota archaeon DNA segment encodes these proteins:
- a CDS encoding DUF1512 domain-containing protein, with the protein MFKAYLQVPFLPDNSGVGSIISLLMYLSFIVFILFGQKIQLHLMLWEVDGGVKRLEFMKEEAKNLSFKTLMEVGKPKNNPLPELNMLLEQFLITPVDMDPSGIIWKLDHLLDVRDAKFKNDVKRLAPAADETQINNLENLIEASLALNTIYRIIRHYYLLGKKTSSYYLILQLQMLMPLIMQEAEALIGAANAFAKGQPIGDGVGPLVAAKLLRGKEKKKVEKDIVYGEVEIENRRVITLKAEGPGGNVGKPGDAIKTLVEENNGNISMVIMIDAALKFEGEKTGEISEGIGAAIGGIGTERFKIEEEMRKFKVPVHAIIVKESIQEAVVPMKREIAEAVDNVIARVKKLILEETKEGDTVILAGIGNTIGIA; encoded by the coding sequence ATGTTTAAAGCATACCTTCAAGTTCCCTTTCTACCAGATAATTCTGGAGTTGGAAGCATAATATCTTTGCTTATGTATCTTTCCTTCATAGTTTTCATTCTTTTCGGACAGAAGATTCAATTGCATTTAATGCTTTGGGAAGTTGATGGCGGTGTTAAAAGATTAGAGTTTATGAAGGAAGAAGCTAAAAATTTATCTTTTAAAACGTTAATGGAGGTGGGTAAACCTAAAAATAATCCTCTTCCTGAGCTTAACATGCTTCTTGAACAATTTCTCATAACACCTGTTGACATGGATCCTTCAGGAATAATTTGGAAGCTTGATCATCTTTTAGATGTTAGAGATGCAAAGTTTAAAAATGATGTTAAAAGGCTTGCTCCTGCGGCTGATGAAACTCAAATAAACAATTTAGAAAATTTAATTGAAGCTTCACTTGCGCTTAACACAATTTACCGAATAATAAGGCATTATTACCTTTTAGGAAAAAAAACTTCCAGTTACTATTTAATTTTACAGCTTCAAATGTTAATGCCTTTAATAATGCAGGAAGCTGAAGCTTTAATCGGTGCAGCTAACGCTTTTGCTAAAGGTCAACCTATAGGAGATGGTGTTGGCCCGCTTGTAGCAGCTAAGCTTCTTAGAGGGAAAGAGAAAAAGAAAGTTGAAAAAGATATTGTTTATGGAGAAGTTGAAATTGAAAACCGTAGAGTAATAACTTTAAAAGCTGAAGGCCCTGGAGGAAACGTTGGTAAACCTGGTGATGCTATAAAAACGTTGGTTGAAGAAAATAATGGTAACATAAGCATGGTTATAATGATTGATGCTGCATTAAAATTTGAAGGCGAAAAAACTGGGGAAATAAGTGAAGGAATAGGCGCAGCGATAGGGGGGATTGGAACTGAAAGATTTAAAATAGAAGAGGAAATGAGAAAGTTTAAAGTTCCTGTTCACGCGATAATAGTTAAGGAGAGTATTCAAGAAGCTGTAGTGCCAATGAAAAGGGAAATCGCTGAAGCTGTAGATAATGTTATAGCTAGAGTTAAAAAATTGATTCTTGAAGAAACTAAGGAAGGCGACACAGTTATTTTAGCTGGAATAGGAAACACGATTGGAATAGCTTAA
- the map gene encoding type II methionyl aminopeptidase translates to MSSIEDEAYIYYREAGEIASSIRRIIPFITKEKMKIIDLCEKIENLIFEKGGKPAFPCNIGVNEVAAHYTSPLGDEALIPENSVVKVDFGVEVSGYIVDTSITISFNPELDLMVKAVDEALIEAIKFIKDGVKAKQVGEIIEKQIKRYGFKPIRNLTGHKIEKYTLHTGKIIPNVSEMNSSKIEAGEVYAIEPFATAIDGAGVVIDGSKTYIFRFQKEKGSKEVKELIKFIKEKYSTLPFAFRWLKKDYPNENLNKIFEEALSQKCLISYPVLIEAKLKPVAQAEHTVIVRKNECEVLTS, encoded by the coding sequence TTGAGTAGCATTGAGGATGAAGCTTATATATACTATCGTGAAGCTGGAGAAATTGCGTCAAGCATTAGGCGCATCATTCCATTCATAACTAAAGAAAAAATGAAAATTATTGATTTATGCGAGAAAATAGAGAATTTAATTTTTGAAAAAGGTGGTAAACCTGCTTTTCCATGCAATATTGGAGTTAATGAAGTGGCTGCACATTATACTTCTCCTTTAGGAGATGAAGCTTTAATTCCAGAAAATTCGGTAGTTAAAGTTGATTTTGGAGTGGAGGTTTCAGGATACATAGTTGACACATCTATTACTATATCTTTTAATCCAGAGTTAGATTTGATGGTTAAGGCTGTTGATGAAGCTTTAATAGAAGCTATAAAATTTATTAAAGATGGTGTAAAAGCTAAGCAAGTTGGCGAAATTATTGAAAAACAAATTAAACGATATGGGTTTAAACCTATTAGAAATTTAACAGGTCATAAGATAGAGAAGTATACGCTTCACACAGGAAAAATTATTCCAAATGTTTCTGAAATGAACAGCTCAAAAATTGAAGCCGGCGAAGTTTACGCTATAGAACCTTTTGCGACAGCAATTGATGGCGCAGGAGTAGTTATTGATGGATCTAAAACATATATTTTTCGCTTTCAAAAAGAAAAAGGTTCAAAAGAAGTTAAAGAGTTAATTAAATTTATTAAAGAAAAATATTCAACTTTACCTTTTGCTTTTAGATGGTTAAAGAAAGATTATCCTAATGAGAATTTAAATAAAATTTTTGAAGAAGCTCTTTCTCAAAAATGTTTAATTTCATATCCAGTATTAATTGAAGCAAAATTAAAGCCTGTAGCTCAAGCTGAGCATACAGTGATTGTAAGAAAAAATGAATGCGAAGTTTTAACTAGTTAA
- a CDS encoding tryptophan--tRNA ligase — protein MNFEEMTVTPWEVSGEIDYEKLIEQFGTEPITEELLKRIEKNAGELHFHLKRKVFFSHRDLDWILTKYEEGEKFVLYTGRGPSGHTHIGHLVPWIFTKHLQDKFNAKLYFQLTDDEKFLINQEISSKEALRLTYENALDVIAVGFDKNKTFLISNMKHADLLYNIALEVAKHVTVSTAKAVFGFKDSSNIGILFFPAMQAAPCFIESYLTSENTPCLIPAAIDQDPYWRIARDIAPKIGFYKPAQIHSRFLPGLGKGGKMSSSMPETCIFTTDSPEVAEKKVINAFTGGKATIEEQRRTGGNPWICSIYLYEYFLFEPRDEKVKEIEEACRKGELLCGEHKQRFAEVVKKFLVEHQKKREKAKNYIEDFFF, from the coding sequence TTGAATTTTGAAGAGATGACTGTTACTCCATGGGAGGTTTCAGGGGAAATAGATTATGAAAAATTAATTGAGCAATTTGGAACTGAACCTATAACTGAGGAGCTTTTAAAAAGAATAGAAAAAAACGCTGGGGAATTGCATTTCCACCTTAAAAGAAAAGTTTTCTTTTCCCATAGAGATTTAGATTGGATTTTAACTAAATATGAAGAAGGCGAAAAATTTGTTCTATATACCGGTAGAGGCCCATCAGGACATACGCATATAGGGCATTTAGTTCCATGGATTTTCACAAAGCATCTTCAAGATAAATTTAATGCTAAGCTTTATTTCCAACTTACAGATGATGAAAAATTTTTGATAAATCAAGAAATTTCTTCAAAAGAGGCTTTAAGATTAACTTATGAAAACGCGTTAGATGTTATAGCAGTTGGGTTTGATAAAAACAAAACTTTCTTAATTTCCAATATGAAGCATGCGGATTTGCTTTATAATATTGCTTTAGAAGTAGCTAAGCATGTTACGGTATCTACAGCTAAAGCTGTTTTTGGTTTTAAAGATAGCTCAAATATTGGAATATTGTTTTTTCCAGCTATGCAAGCAGCACCATGCTTTATAGAATCTTATCTTACAAGCGAAAATACGCCGTGTTTAATTCCCGCTGCTATAGATCAAGATCCTTACTGGCGCATAGCTAGAGATATTGCACCTAAAATTGGCTTTTATAAACCAGCACAAATTCACTCAAGGTTTCTTCCAGGCCTTGGTAAAGGGGGAAAAATGTCTTCTTCCATGCCTGAAACATGCATTTTTACAACTGATTCACCTGAAGTTGCTGAAAAAAAAGTTATAAATGCTTTTACAGGTGGAAAGGCTACTATTGAAGAACAAAGAAGGACAGGGGGAAACCCATGGATATGTAGCATATATCTTTATGAGTATTTTCTCTTTGAACCTAGAGATGAAAAAGTTAAAGAGATTGAAGAAGCTTGCAGAAAAGGAGAATTGCTTTGTGGAGAACATAAACAAAGATTTGCTGAAGTTGTTAAAAAGTTTCTAGTTGAGCATCAAAAGAAAAGAGAGAAGGCGAAAAATTATATTGAAGATTTCTTTTTTTAA
- a CDS encoding phenylalanine--tRNA ligase subunit alpha: MVELERSEGAVLMSLGKLNGKAEMKKLLEESKLNESAAMRAALALHQKGFLKIEEFKATYLKLNDEGLAYAVEGLPERKLVKAVIKLGGKALLEEAAAKAEINLNFLPLASGWIARKNLGKIIKENGKVFIEAKEEKPETLDETLLKKIFVEGKVIAEKLSKEFNEALQILRRRNLLSETKKTLRILHLTEEGWKLVKAGVKISIEASELTPELIIGGKWRQVNLKKYNIQAPPPLIWPGKKQPYKKFLDDLKLKLTSLGFKEMTGPLIELMFFNCDALFMPQDHPAREIHDIFFIKEPEFGSLTEYENHLMNVKATHENGWITNSKGWGYNFSVENSKRLILRSHGTAISVRTLISGKLEIPGKYFSIARCYRPEVTDKTHLTEFNQVEGIVVGENLTFKDLLGILKTLAIEIAEADEVTFKPDYFPFTEPSVELAAYKRDYGWLEFGGAGIFRPEVTLPLGIKTPVLAWGLGVDRLFMMKAGIDDIRELFTQNLEWLRCKEVI, encoded by the coding sequence ATGGTTGAATTAGAGCGGAGTGAAGGAGCAGTATTAATGAGTTTAGGGAAGCTGAATGGAAAAGCTGAAATGAAGAAGCTTCTTGAAGAATCAAAGTTGAATGAATCTGCTGCAATGCGTGCAGCGCTTGCTCTACATCAAAAAGGCTTCTTAAAAATTGAAGAGTTTAAAGCCACTTATTTAAAGCTTAATGATGAAGGTTTAGCTTATGCTGTTGAAGGTTTACCTGAAAGAAAGCTTGTTAAAGCGGTTATAAAGCTTGGCGGTAAAGCTTTATTAGAAGAGGCGGCGGCTAAAGCTGAAATTAACTTAAATTTTCTACCTTTAGCCTCAGGTTGGATAGCTAGAAAAAACCTTGGAAAAATTATTAAGGAGAACGGTAAAGTCTTTATTGAAGCTAAAGAAGAGAAACCTGAAACATTAGATGAAACGCTTTTAAAGAAAATTTTTGTTGAAGGCAAGGTGATAGCTGAAAAATTAAGCAAAGAATTTAATGAAGCATTACAAATTTTACGGAGGAGAAATCTTCTTTCAGAAACCAAGAAAACCTTGAGAATTTTACATTTAACTGAGGAAGGATGGAAACTTGTTAAAGCAGGCGTTAAAATATCTATTGAAGCCAGTGAGTTAACTCCTGAATTAATAATTGGAGGAAAATGGCGTCAAGTTAATCTTAAAAAATATAATATTCAAGCGCCACCACCATTAATTTGGCCTGGTAAAAAACAACCTTACAAAAAGTTTCTTGATGATTTAAAACTTAAGTTAACTTCTTTAGGTTTTAAAGAAATGACTGGACCGCTTATCGAGTTAATGTTTTTTAATTGCGATGCTTTATTTATGCCTCAAGATCATCCTGCTCGAGAAATTCATGATATATTCTTTATTAAAGAACCTGAATTCGGTAGCTTAACTGAATATGAAAACCACTTAATGAACGTGAAAGCTACTCATGAAAATGGATGGATTACAAATTCTAAAGGTTGGGGTTACAATTTCTCAGTTGAAAATTCAAAAAGGCTTATTCTTAGAAGTCATGGGACAGCTATAAGCGTTAGAACTTTAATTAGCGGGAAGCTTGAAATTCCAGGAAAATATTTTTCAATAGCCCGCTGCTATAGACCTGAAGTAACCGATAAAACTCATTTAACAGAATTTAATCAAGTTGAAGGAATAGTTGTTGGAGAAAACTTAACTTTTAAAGATTTACTTGGAATACTAAAAACTTTAGCTATTGAAATAGCTGAAGCGGATGAAGTGACTTTTAAACCAGATTATTTTCCATTTACAGAGCCTAGCGTTGAGTTAGCTGCTTACAAGCGGGATTATGGTTGGCTTGAATTTGGCGGTGCAGGGATATTTAGGCCTGAGGTTACTTTACCTTTAGGAATTAAAACTCCTGTTTTAGCTTGGGGTTTAGGTGTAGATAGATTATTCATGATGAAAGCTGGAATAGATGATATAAGAGAACTTTTCACCCAAAACCTTGAATGGCTTAGATGTAAAGAGGTGATTTAA
- a CDS encoding phenylalanine--tRNA ligase subunit beta has product MPTIEVNLKDLEELLSFKLPENREELNKILSYVKGEVEEIKGYEVGIEIKDSNHPDLWSIEGIARALKGFLSLEKGIKPYIVNHSDEALINVKPELKHVRPYIAAALIKNVKLNSDAIKGLMHLQDKLDQTYGRKRRKTSIGLYNFDLISSPINYQLADPEKTFFTPLGFNEEMSLKEILLNHPKGIEYGHIISKFKFWPLLIDSKNKVLSMPPIINSNDLGKVTEETKNVLIEVTGTSFQAVLDVLTIMTTSLADRGGEIYSVKIVYPYDNLNQIFTPNLTNKNMFINVSFINQILGLNLNLNEIIELLNKARYEVKKVNGEKIFIEIPCYRIDIMHPVDIVEDVAIAYGYNNISPRWPLIFTKGGLTVETIFYDLLREIMIGFGVQEILTFSMSNEEKLFLKMNLKPSLIVEVSNPKMSTFTCLRNWLLPSLMEFLSNNKHVDYPQKVFEVGECVEINNNKIEEFMKLACALAYSKASFSEAKSILSSLLSNLGLTFQLQECFHESFIEGRIGKIIVNNSEIGFIGEVHPKVLEDWGLEVPIAAFELNATQLLRLKNLI; this is encoded by the coding sequence CTGCCGACTATTGAAGTTAACCTTAAAGATTTAGAGGAGCTTTTAAGTTTTAAGCTTCCGGAGAATAGAGAAGAATTAAATAAAATCTTATCTTATGTGAAAGGTGAAGTTGAAGAAATTAAAGGCTATGAAGTTGGTATTGAAATTAAAGATAGCAATCATCCTGATCTTTGGAGCATAGAAGGAATAGCTCGCGCTTTAAAAGGTTTTCTCAGCTTAGAAAAAGGAATTAAACCTTATATTGTTAATCATAGTGATGAAGCTTTAATAAATGTTAAACCTGAGCTTAAGCATGTAAGACCTTATATCGCGGCAGCATTAATTAAAAATGTGAAGTTAAACTCAGATGCTATAAAAGGGTTGATGCATCTTCAAGATAAGCTAGACCAAACATATGGTAGAAAAAGAAGGAAGACTTCGATTGGACTATATAATTTTGATTTAATTTCTTCACCAATAAATTATCAATTAGCTGACCCTGAAAAAACATTTTTTACTCCATTAGGATTTAATGAAGAAATGAGCTTAAAAGAAATTTTACTTAATCATCCTAAAGGAATAGAGTATGGTCATATAATTTCTAAGTTTAAATTTTGGCCTCTTTTAATTGATTCTAAAAATAAAGTTCTTTCAATGCCTCCGATAATAAACTCTAATGACTTGGGAAAAGTTACAGAGGAAACTAAAAATGTTTTAATCGAGGTTACAGGAACATCTTTTCAAGCAGTTTTAGATGTTTTGACAATAATGACAACTTCTTTAGCTGATAGGGGAGGAGAAATTTACTCCGTAAAAATTGTTTATCCATATGACAATTTAAATCAAATTTTTACTCCAAATTTAACAAATAAAAATATGTTTATAAATGTCTCATTTATAAATCAGATTTTAGGTTTAAATCTAAACTTAAATGAAATTATTGAATTATTAAATAAAGCAAGATATGAAGTTAAAAAAGTTAATGGTGAAAAAATCTTTATTGAAATTCCATGCTATAGAATAGATATTATGCATCCTGTAGATATAGTTGAAGATGTGGCTATAGCTTATGGTTACAATAACATTTCACCAAGATGGCCTTTAATTTTTACTAAAGGCGGCTTAACTGTTGAAACAATATTTTACGATTTACTTCGGGAAATAATGATTGGTTTTGGCGTTCAAGAAATTTTAACTTTCAGCATGAGTAATGAAGAAAAGCTTTTTTTAAAAATGAATTTAAAGCCAAGCTTGATTGTAGAAGTTTCTAACCCTAAAATGAGCACTTTCACATGCTTAAGAAATTGGTTGCTTCCAAGCTTAATGGAGTTTCTATCAAATAATAAACATGTTGATTACCCTCAAAAAGTTTTTGAGGTTGGTGAATGCGTTGAAATAAATAACAATAAAATTGAAGAGTTTATGAAGCTAGCTTGTGCTTTAGCTTATTCAAAAGCAAGTTTTTCAGAAGCTAAATCTATTTTATCAAGCTTGCTTTCAAATTTAGGTTTAACTTTTCAACTTCAAGAATGCTTTCATGAAAGCTTTATTGAAGGTAGAATTGGAAAAATAATTGTTAACAATAGCGAAATCGGTTTTATTGGGGAGGTTCACCCTAAAGTTTTAGAGGATTGGGGTTTAGAGGTGCCTATTGCAGCTTTCGAGCTTAATGCAACTCAGCTTCTTCGATTAAAAAACTTGATTTAA
- the rbcL gene encoding type III ribulose-bisphosphate carboxylase, which yields MKYLDFINLNYKPKESNVVCVFRVEPEGISVEEAAGAVAAESSIGTWTELTTVKDYVKNLAACVFNIEGNNVKIAYPIELFELGNVPNILSSIAGNVFGLRSVKNLRLNDIHFPLELIKSFKGPKFGVEGVRNLLKVYDRPLVGTIIKPKLGLKTVDHAEVAYEAWVGGCDIVKDDENLSNQKFNPFKERVLKTLRSRDKAEKETGERKVYMVNITSETKEMLKRAKYVLNHGGEYVMVDILTCGFSALQTLRNQDFDLVIHAHRAGHAALTKNPFHGISMQVIAKISRIIGVDQLHVGTVVGKMFETKEEVMENCDALKMNVGNLKPVLPVASGGLHPGLVPALIQFFGKDVVIQAGGGVHGHPNGSTAGARAMRQAVEAALKSIPLTEYAQTHKELEAALQTWGI from the coding sequence TTGAAATATTTAGATTTTATAAATTTAAACTATAAGCCTAAAGAATCGAATGTTGTTTGTGTTTTTCGCGTAGAACCTGAAGGTATTAGTGTTGAAGAAGCTGCTGGAGCTGTCGCTGCTGAAAGCTCTATTGGAACATGGACTGAGCTTACAACCGTAAAAGATTATGTGAAAAATCTTGCTGCTTGCGTATTTAATATAGAAGGTAATAACGTGAAAATAGCTTATCCAATAGAGCTTTTCGAGCTGGGAAATGTGCCTAATATTTTAAGCAGTATTGCAGGAAATGTTTTTGGGTTAAGAAGCGTTAAAAACTTAAGGTTAAACGATATTCATTTTCCTTTAGAGCTTATTAAAAGCTTTAAAGGCCCAAAATTTGGTGTAGAAGGCGTTCGCAATCTTTTAAAAGTTTACGATAGGCCTTTAGTAGGAACAATAATTAAACCTAAGCTTGGTTTAAAAACAGTTGATCACGCTGAAGTTGCTTATGAAGCTTGGGTTGGAGGATGCGATATTGTTAAAGATGATGAAAACTTAAGCAACCAAAAATTTAATCCATTTAAGGAAAGAGTGTTAAAAACTTTAAGAAGCAGAGATAAAGCTGAAAAAGAAACTGGTGAAAGAAAAGTTTACATGGTTAACATTACATCAGAGACTAAGGAAATGTTAAAGAGAGCTAAATACGTGCTTAATCATGGTGGAGAATATGTTATGGTTGATATTTTAACATGCGGTTTTTCTGCATTACAAACTTTACGAAACCAAGATTTTGATCTTGTTATTCACGCTCATAGAGCTGGCCATGCAGCTTTAACAAAAAACCCTTTTCATGGAATTTCAATGCAAGTAATAGCTAAAATCTCTAGAATTATAGGCGTGGATCAACTTCATGTAGGTACAGTTGTAGGAAAAATGTTTGAAACAAAAGAAGAAGTAATGGAGAATTGCGATGCATTAAAAATGAATGTGGGAAATTTAAAACCTGTTTTACCTGTGGCTTCTGGTGGTTTGCATCCAGGTTTAGTTCCAGCATTAATTCAATTCTTTGGAAAAGATGTTGTTATTCAAGCTGGAGGAGGAGTTCATGGTCATCCTAATGGTTCAACCGCTGGAGCGAGAGCTATGCGACAGGCGGTTGAAGCAGCTTTAAAAAGTATTCCCTTAACTGAATATGCTCAAACGCATAAAGAGCTTGAAGCAGCTTTACAAACTTGGGGAATATAA